The following are from one region of the Salvia hispanica cultivar TCC Black 2014 chromosome 1, UniMelb_Shisp_WGS_1.0, whole genome shotgun sequence genome:
- the LOC125202250 gene encoding dnaJ homolog subfamily B member 1-like: MGVDYYNILKVNRHASVEDLKRAYRRLAMIWHPDKNANKQEAEAKFKQISEAYDVLSDPQKRQIYDLYGEEGLKSGQCPPPPRSTRANNNQGFQYNNHQQHPNPNFRFNPRNADDIYAEFFGESSNGNAGAGGSTSSSSGAGRRDPFFRSTTMNGGARETSGGGGLRKASPVENALMCSLDELYTGSTRKMKISRHVLDSHGRTRMLDEILTIDIKPGWKKGTKITFPEKGNEEPGVIPADLIFVVDEKPHSVYTREGNDLVVKQEITLLESLTGKTFELTTLDGRTLTVPLTEIVKPGHEISVPNEGMPVSKDPRKRGCLKIQIDVRYPKRLTEAQKYELRRVLGGNS, translated from the exons ATGGGGGTGGATTACTACAACATCCTCAAAGTCAACCGCCACGCCAGTGTCGAAGATTTGAAGCGAGCATACCGCCGCTTGGCGATGATTTGGCATCCCGATAAGAATGCGAACAAGCAGGAAGCCGAGGCCAAATTCAAGCAGATTTCCGAGGCCTACGATGTCCTCAGCGACCCGCAGAAGCGCCAGATCTACGACCTATACGGCGAGGAGGGGCTCAAATCGGGGCAATGCCCGCCTCCGCCGCGCAGTACGCGGGCCAATAATAACCAGGGGTTTCAGTACAATAACCATCAGCAGCACCCCAACCCTAATTTCAGATTTAATCCAAGGAATGCGGATGATATTTATGCCGAGTTTTTTGGGGAGAGCAGTAATGGGAATGCCGGCGCTGGTGGaagtactagtagtagtagtggTGCCGGTAGGAGAGATCCGTTCTTTAGAAGCACGACGATGAATGGTGGGGCTAGGGAGACTTCGGGGGGTGGTGGATTGAGGAAGGCGTCGCCTGTGGAGAATGCGCTCATGTGTAGCTTGGATGAGTTGTATACTGGCTCCACGAGGAAGATGAAGATTTCAAGACATGTTCTTGATTCTCATGG TAGGACTCGTATGTTGGATGAGATCCTGACTATTGACATAAAACCTGGTTGGAAGAAGGGCACGAAGATTACTTTCCCAGAGAAGGGCAATGAAGAACCTGGCGTGATTCCTGCAGATCTCATTTTCGTAGTAGATGAAAAACCTCACTCGGTTTATACAAGGGAAGGGAATGACTTGGTGGTGAAGCAGGAGATAACTCTCCTCGAGTCCCTCACCGGGAAGACTTTTGAGCTTACCACACTGGATGGCCGTACCCTAACAGTCCCTTTAACAGAGATTGTGAAACCTGGACATGAGATTTCTGTCCCTAATGAAGGGATGCCCGTCTCGAAGGATCCTAGGAAAAGAGGATGTCTGAAGATTCAAATTGACGTGAGATACCCCAAAAGGCTGACCGAAGCCCAAAAATATGAACTGAGGAGGGTTTTGGGAGGAAACTCGTGA
- the LOC125200759 gene encoding calcium-dependent protein kinase 10-like — protein MGNCNACIRAPEGAPPTPGPSTPRGNKKARERHPNPYAQSPSPVRVLKDFIPRTRISDKYILGRELGRGEFGVTYLCTDRETREALACKSISKKKLRTAVDVEDVRREVAIMSSLPDHLNVVKLRATYEDSEAVHLVMELCEGGELFDRIVARGHYSERAAAGVARTVAEVVRMCHQHGVMHRDLKPENFLFANKKENSALKAIDFGLSVFFKPGEKFSEIVGSPYYMAPEVLKRNYGPEVDIWSAGVILYILLCGVPPFWAESEQGVALAILRGVIDFKREPWPQVSETAKSLVRQMLEPDPKKRLTAQQVLDHPWIQNAKKASNVPLGDVVRARLKQFSVMNRFKKRALRVIAEHLSVEEIEVIRDMFALMDTDNDGKVTFDELKTGLRKVGSQLAEPEMRLLMDVADVDGNGVLDYGEFVAVTIHLQRMENDEHFRRAFMFFDKDGSGYIELDELREALVDESGETDVEVLNDIMREVDTDKDGKISYDEFVAMMKTGTDWRKASRQYSRERFKSLSLNLMKDGSLQLQDGFTGQTVVV, from the exons ATGGGAAACTGCAACGCGTGCATCCGAGCCCCCGAAGGGGCGCCCCCAACGCCAGGCCCCTCCACTCCAAGAGGCAACAAAAAAGCGCGCGAGCGCCACCCCAATCCCTACGCCCAATCCCCGTCGCCGGTGCGCGTGCTCAAGGACTTCATCCCGCGCACCAGGATCTCCGACAAGTACATCCTGGGGCGCGAGCTCGGCCGCGGCGAGTTCGGCGTCACCTACCTCTGCACCGACCGCGAGACGCGCGAGGCGCTCGCCTGCAAGTCCATCTCCAAGAAGAAGCTGCGCACCGCCGTCGACGTCGAGGACGTCCGCCGCGAGGTCGCCATCATGTCCAGCCTGCCGGACCACCTCAACGTCGTCAAGCTGCGCGCCACCTACGAGGACAGCGAGGCCGTGCACCTCGTCATGGAGCTCTGCGAGGGCGGGGAGCTCTTCGATCGGATCGTCGCGCGCGGCCACTACAGCGAGCGCGCGGCGGCCGGCGTCGCCCGGACGGTCGCCGAGGTGGTCAGGATGTGCCACCAGCATGGGGTTATGCATCGCGATTTGAAGCCGGAGAACTTCCTCTTCGCGAATAAGAAGGAGAATTCGGCTCTCAAAGCCATCGATTTTGGCTTGTCGGTCTTCTTCAAGCCTG GTGAGAAGTTCTCTGAGATCGTGGGAAGTCCTTACTACATGGCGCCGGAGGTGCTGAAGAGAAATTATGGACCTGAAGTTGATATATGGAGTGCTGGTGTCattctttacattttgttaTGTGGAGTTCCCCCTTTCTGGGCAG AATCTGAGCAAGGTGTTGCACTGGCAATCTTGAGAGGAGTGATTGATTTCAAGAGGGAACCATGGCCTCAAGTTTCTGAGACTGCAAAGAGTCTTGTTAGGCAGATGTTGGAGCCGGATCCGAAAAAGCGCCTGACTGCCCAGCAAGTTCTTG ATCACCCATGGATACAGAACGCAAAGAAAGCTTCGAATGTTCCACTTGGAGATGTAGTAAGGGCAAGACTCAAGCAATTCTCAGTCATGAATAGATTCAAAAAGAGAGCATTGAGG GTGATAGCAGAACATTTGTCCGTTGAAGAGATAGAAGTAATTAGAGACATGTTCGCTTTAATGGATACCGACAATGATGGGAAGGTTACGTTTGATGAACTAAAAACTGGTTTAAGGAAAGTTGGTTCTCAGCTGGCTGAGCCTGAAATGAGGTTGCTGATGGATGTG GCTGATGTGGACGGAAATGGAGTATTGGACTATGGAGAGTTCGTTGCTGTTACCATCCACTTACAGAGGATGGAGAATGACGAACACTTCCGCAGAGCATTTATGTTCTTTGACAAAGACGGGAGTGGGTACATAGAACTAGACGAACTACGAGAAGCTTTAGTTGATGAGTCAGGAGAGACGGATGTTGAGGTACTCAATGACATCATGCGGGAAGTTGACACTGACAAG GATGGGAAAATTAGCTATGATGAGTTTGTTGCAATGATGAAGACGGGAACGGACTGGAGAAAGGCTTCGCGACAATATTCAAGAGAAAGGTTCAAGAGCTTAAGCCTTAACCTGATGAAAGATGGGTCTCTGCAGCTCCAGGATGGGTTCACAGGTCAAACGGTTGTAGTCTAA
- the LOC125220030 gene encoding pentatricopeptide repeat-containing protein At1g74750-like, with protein sequence MIRAKHLGNLSQTARSIIFGGQRCAADGSSCTCSDDETCISRRPLGANVQHLQAPSSLLSKAPVAVGSLTSVNSVKEVNDGKKDNGSISPKAERANSVSYAEDVDANVSPPIAEQFVVAGMAAVGLLSDLVNYRIPMTEVSAIVASPSNSVLERTKQVSSIRPPNVKTSRKDRVSAKSSAAPVYGSKCTSVPDGAKGRADKSRVEGVAKESRNSVESHGLSSDPCDTIRPIPQKSRSYSGQFTPNTQKVGDNNLDGFTRPMIQTKVMTGAGAGTRQFSVVESVCGILHQLKWSPASEEALEKLNCAVDPYQANQILKQLQDYRVAVGFFYWLKQRPGFKHDGHTYTTMVGILGRAREFGAINKLLGQMITDGCKPNIVTYNRLIHSYGRANYLNEAMGVFNQMQKVRCVPDRVTYCTLIDIHAKSGYLDVAINLYQRMQEAGLSPDTFTYSVIINCLGKAGHLTAAHKLFCEMVSQGCVPNLVTYNIMIALHAKARKYQCSLQLYRDMKSAGFEPDKVTYSIIMEVLGHCGHLDEAEAVFVEMKRKNWIPDEPVYGLLVDLWGKSGNVEKAWEWYQAMLTAGLRPNVPTCNSLLSAFLRVHRLRDAYDLLQSMVSLGLNPSLQTYTLLLSCCTDAQTPYDMAFCCDLMTASGHLAHKFLHSLPTPGPDGQNVRDHVSNFLDMMNSEDRESKRGLVDAVIDFFHKTGLKEEAGFVWEVAAQKNIYPDALRQRSSCYWLINLHVMSDGTAVTALSRTLAWFRKEMLASGVCPSRIDIVTGWGRRSRVTGASMVRQAVQELLHMFRFPFFTENGNSGCFVGCGEPLNQWLMQSYVERMHLL encoded by the coding sequence ATGATCCGAGCAAAGCATCTCGGTAACTTATCCCAGACTGCTAGGTCCATAATCTTTGGTGGACAAAGATGTGCAGCAGATGGAAGTTCATGCACTTGCTCAGATGACGAGACTTGTATTTCTAGAAGGCCTCTGGGAGCAAACGTGCAACACTTGCAAGCTCCATCCTCGTTGCTGTCTAAAGCTCCAGTAGCAGTAGGTTCACTGACGTCAGTTAATTCAGTGAAAGAAGTGAATGATGGAAAAAAGGACAATGGTTCTATATCCCCCAAAGCTGAAAGAGCAAACTCTGTTAGTTATGCAGAGGACGTCGATGCAAATGTATCACCTCCTATAGCAGAACAGTTTGTTGTGGCAGGTATGGCAGCCGTAGGTCTTCTATCCGACTTAGTAAACTATAGAATCCCGATGACAGAAGTGAGTGCAATAGTCGCCTCACCTTCTAACTCTGTGTTGGAACGCACGAAGCAAGTTTCTAGTATCAGACCTCCTAATGTCAAAACATCCAGAAAGGACAGAGTATCCGCAAAGTCCTCTGCTGCTCCGGTATATGGTTCGAAATGTACAAGTGTCCCTGATGGAGCTAAAGGCAGGGCTGATAAATCAAGAGTGGAGGGGGTAGCCAAGGAGTCGAGAAATTCAGTAGAAAGTCACGGACTCTCCTCTGATCCCTGTGATACGATAAGGCCAATTCCTCAAAAATCAAGATCTTATTCAGGCCAGTTCACGCCAAACACTCAAAAGGTTGGCGATAACAACTTGGACGGGTTTACTAGGCCAATGATACAGACTAAAGTTATGACGGGAGCAGGCGCGGGCACTAGGCAGTTTTCGGTTGTTGAAAGTGTGTGTGGCATTTTGCATCAGTTGAAATGGAGTCCTGCTTCAGAGGAAGCTCTTGAGAAGCTCAATTGTGCGGTGGATCCTTACCAGGCGAATCAAATACTTAAGCAACTTCAAGATTATAGAGTGGCTGTTGGATTTTTCTACTGGCTAAAACAAAGACCTGGATTCAAGCACGACGGGCACACATATACCACTATGGTTGGCATCCTTGGCCGTGCCAGAGAGTTTGGTGCCATCAACAAATTGCTCGGCCAGATGATCACTGATGGCTGCAAGCCAAACATTGTTACATATAATCGTCTCATTCACAGTTATGGCAGAGCTAATTACTTGAACGAAGCCATGGGTGTTTTCAACCAGATGCAGAAGGTGCGCTGTGTACCTGATCGTGTGACTTACTGTACGCTCATCGACATCCATGCGAAATCAGGTTATCTCGACGTTGCAATTAATTTGTACCAGCGGATGCAAGAAGCTGGACTCTCTCCTGATACATTTACTTACAGTGTAATCATTAATTGCCTGGGGAAAGCCGGCCATTTGACTGCCGCCCACAAACTGTTCTGTGAGATGGTTAGTCAGGGCTGTGTGCCTAACCTGGTGACCTATAATATCATGATTGCTTTACACGCGAAAGCTAGAAAATACCAGTGTTCGTTACAGCTTTATCGTGACATGAAGAGCGCTGGCTTTGAGCCCGACAAAGTGACTTACAGTATCATTATGGAGGTTCTTGGCCATTGTGGCCATCTGGATGAAGCTGAGGCAGTTTTCGtagagatgaaaagaaagaACTGGATCCCCGATGAGCCCGTGTATGGCCTTCTTGTCGACTTGTGGGGAAAATCTGGCAATGTTGAGAAGGCTTGGGAGTGGTACCAAGCCATGCTTACCGCGGGATTACGCCCTAATGTTCCAACTTGCAATTCTCTTCTCAGCGCTTTCCTCAGGGTTCACCGCCTCCGTGATGCGTATGACTTGCTTCAAAGCATGGTGAGTTTGGGGCTGAATCCTTCTCTGCAGACCTACACTCTCCTCCTCAGTTGCTGTACGGATGCCCAAACACCATACGACATGGCGTTTTGCTGTGACCTGATGACCGCGTCTGGCCACCTGGCGCATAAGTTCTTGCATTCGTTGCCTACTCCAGGGCCGGATGGCCAGAATGTACGCGACCATGTCAGCAACTTCCTCGATATGATGAACAGCGAAGACAGGGAAAGTAAACGTGGACTTGTGGATGCTGTGATCGATTTCTTCCACAAGACAGGGTTAAAGGAGGAAGCCGGCTTCGTGTGGGAGGTTGCAGCACAGAAGAATATCTATCCGGATGCGTTAAGGCAGAGGAGCTCGTGTTATTGGCTCATAAACCTCCATGTTATGTCTGATGGCACTGCTGTGACTGCATTGTCAAGAACACTAGCTTGGTTTCGCAAGGAAATGCTCGCCTCTGGGGTCTGCCCTAGCCGGATCGACATTGTGACTGGTTGGGGGAGACGGAGCAGGGTGACAGGGGCCTCGATGGTGAGGCAGGCTGTCCAAGAACTGCTCCACATGTTCAGGTTTCCATTCTTTACGGAAAATGGTAACTCCGGGTGCTTTGTTGGGTGTGGAGAGCCTCTCAACCAATGGCTGATGCAGTCTTATGTCGAGCGAATGCATCTGTTGTAG
- the LOC125201475 gene encoding LOB domain-containing protein 27-like, translating to MTLRSGSGQACAACKFQRRRCTPQCLLAPFFPADQPHVFQSVHRLFGVKHIQKLLKELHPDQRLMAIKSVKFHAAMRERNPVYGCLVEVQNLASQVQLAEEELHAVLQQLFYYRQQQQQQQQQQDTSPGDDYLSQLQLGMAPPGNTAMAALVQQDGQSEYNNLVATQASSGSNNVNVNVDSLLMQKTCSYSNNNNDYHNNINSIVMQSHMTTSQTMPNVPQDYNEMYSFFDNIDDRQSYVGPKEVYESSLDSSVRDCTQSDEHMAENELKNAAACFSLTSFN from the exons ATGACCCTGAGAAGTGGCAGCGGGCAGGCTTGCGCAGCGTGCAAGTTCCAGAGGCGGAGGTGCACCCCCCAATGCCTCCTTGCACCCTTCTTCCCAGCCGATCAACCTCACGTGTTCCAAAGTGTTCACAGGCTGTTCGGCGTCAAACACATACAGAAACTGCTCAAGGAGCTCCACCCTGATCAGAGACTCATGGCCATCAAGTCCGTCAAATTCCACGCTGCAATGCGTGAGAGGAACCCCGTCTACGGATGCTTGGTCGAAGTTCAGAATCTCGCTTCTCAGGTTCAGCTAGCTGAGGAGGAACTCCATGCAGTCCTGCaacaattattttactatcgccagcagcaacaacaacaacaacaacaacaagacACGTCGCCAGGAGATGATTACCTCTCACAATTGCAGTTAGGCATGGCGCCTCCTGGGAACACGGCCATGGCCGCGCTTGTCCAGCAAGACGGCCAATCAGAGTATAATAACCTTGTGGCAACACAAGCCTCTTCTGGTTCCAACAATGTCAATGTCAATGTTGATTCGTTGTTGATGCAAAAGACGTGTAGCTAtagcaacaacaacaacgactaccacaacaatatcaaTTCAATTGTGATGCAATCACACATGACTACTTCACAAACTATGCCTAATGTCCCACAAGACTACAATGAGatgtattcattttttgatAATATTGATGACAGGCAATCTTACGTTGGCCCCAAGGAAGTATACGAATCCAG TTTGGACTCGTCGGTTAGAGATTGCACACAGTCTGACGAGCACATGGCAGAGAATGAACTGAAGAACGCTGCAGCATGCTTTAGCCTTACAAGCTTCAACTAA
- the LOC125201474 gene encoding zinc finger protein BRUTUS-like At1g74770 isoform X2 — MFQDLISSIGTVQTMICHHMHKEEEQVFPLLIEKCSVEEQSHLVWQYMCTVPTILLEEFLPWTTRYLSSDEKLDVQHCIKLIVPNERLLQEVIISWIQHESSLLGANSIYGKRHQLLTGLSNRDIHKLYPLQISSDQEQQFKKACLIHKSYVEEPVKGIHIWHAALRRDLNQILDELFHLMSSNCSSSVSSVFVQLKFIVDVLIFYSNSLDKIFCNFSTLEAENSKSPCNPLIDECQIKVLRRLLLYESQGSTQLENSVEMLYQELKSLVRGLGKNLMLLETEVFPSITTSCTIEMQMWLLQACLYMMPLGLLRCTVTWFSSHLTENQTKSIIKKVEIGCPAISKTFTSLLCEWVHIGYSGKFSAEKFRKNLEEMFNGRSFYLTEQNRQKTIFSDWMFNPNTTTKIKMCADFPSSPVSEETGEHDIFNPSEMNIRIFFSQKFKRMPPLHRNLVEADHATSSTLKSRPMDAVFYFHRGLIKDLEYLVSLSAKLAADAGFLTEFKKRFKLLRTIYQIHSDSEDDIAFPALESKGALRNISHSYSIDHKLEFKYFTKTSIILEEISELHDQLGSNETRARLDKLFLEVHHTCLSMCKVLCDHMYREEVEIFPLFSESFSIDEEEKIIGHMLGRTRAEMLKTVITWLMAHLTSVEQHAMMSIWLKVARNTKFDEWLREWWEGMAEHTVSAVEEGSGPPDDPLEVVSMYLLKDGAQMKIGHNRETSGGKDEFQSQDISLYQEETDKKKLNGADTICHDVAEVTSTACNKLSHKEHPLSMNQEELDAALRRVSQDPNLDSREKTYLMQNLQVSQWTIMQKMHSQASVGNHEGDIPGQSPSYRDPLGVIFGCKHYKRNCKLLTPCCDKLYTCIRCHDDQTNHSVDRKAITKMMCMKCMVIQPIGQKCMSQFCNGFSMGRYYCRICKLFDDGRQIYHCPYCNLCRVGRGLGVDYFHCMKCNACMGKGLVVHICREKCLEDNCPICHEYIFTSNSPVKALQCGHLMHSSCFQVYTCSHYTCPICSKSLGDMQVYFRMLDALLSEQKIPEGNSGQTQLILCNDCEQRGTTSFHWLHHNKCSYCGSYNTRII, encoded by the exons GTTTTTCCTTTGCTGATTGAGAAATGCTCGGTCGAAGAGCAGTCTCACCTCGTCTGGCAGTATATGTGCACTGTTCCCACTATACTACTGGAGGAATTTTTACCATGGACTACTCGTTATCTTAGTTCAGATGAAAAACTAGATGTCCAACATTGCATAAAGCTTATTGTGCCTAATGAAAGACTACTTCAAGAG GTAATCATTTCCTGGATTCAGCACGAGAGTTCTTTGCTGGGTGCCAACAGCATATATGGAAAGAGGCATCAACTTCTAACTGGACTATCCAATAGGGACATACATAAGCTGTATCCACTTCAGATTTCCTCTGACCAAGAACAGCAATTCAAGAAAGCATGTTTGATCCATAAGAGTTATGTGGAGGAACCCGTCAAAGGTATTCATATTTGGCATGCTGCGCTGCGGAGAGATCTCAATCAAATTCTTGACGAATTGTTCCATTTAATGAGCTCAAACTGTTCCTCAAGTGTGTCTTCAGTTTTTGTCCAGCTCAAATTCATTGTAGATGTCTTGATCTTCTATAG CAATTCTTTGGACAAAATATTCTGTAATTTTTCAACTCTTGAAGCTGAGAATAGCAAATCTCCGTGCAATCCACTCATAGATGAATGCCAGATTAAAGTTCTCCGAAGGTTGCTGCTCTATGAATCTCAAGGTTCGACACAACTAGAAAACTCTGTGGAGATGCTTTATCAGGAACTGAAATCCCTTGTAAGAGGGCTGGGCAAAAACTTGATGCTTCTTGAAACTGAG GTTTTCCCATCCATTACCACAAGTTGCACCATTGAAATGCAAATGTGGTTGCTCCAGGCATGCCTTTATATGATGCCACTCGGGCTGCTAAGGTGCACTGTTACTTGGTTCTCGTCTCATTTAACTGAGAACCAGACAAAATCTATTATAAAGAAAGTAGAGATCGGATGTCCAGCAATAAGTAAAACCTTTACTTCTCTACTATGTGAATGGGTCCACATTGGTTATTCGGGTAAATTCTCAGCTGAAAAATTTAGGAAAAATCTGGAAGAAATGTTCAATGGCAGAAGCTTCTACTTAACTGAGCAAAATAGACAGAAAACTATTTTCTCTGATTGGATGTTCAACCCAAATACAACAACAAAGATAAAGATGTGTGCTGACTTCCCGTCTTCTCCTGTCTCTGAGGAAACAGGAGAACATGATATATTTAATCCAAGTGAGATGAACATCCGCATATTCTTTTCTCAGAAGTTCAAAAGAATGCCACCACTTCACAGAAATCTTGTGGAGGCTGACCATGCTACTTCCTCGACTCTCAAATCTAGGCCCATGGATGctgttttttatttccatagaGGTCTAATAAAAGATCTGGAGTACCTTGTCAGCTTATCAGCTAAGCTGGCTGCAGATGCCGGATTTCTCACTGAGTTTAAGAAGCGCTTCAAGCTTTTGCGAACCATCTATCAAATTCATAGTGACTCGGAAGATGACATTGCTTTTCCAGCTCTGGAATCAAAGGGAGCACTTCGAAATATAAGCCACTCCTACAGCATCGACCATAAGTTggaattcaaatatttcacaaaAACTTCCATAATCCTGGAGGAGATATCTGAATTGCATGATCAGCTTGGAAGCAATGAGACTAGAGCGCGGCTGGATAAGTTGTTTCTGGAAGTCCATCATACTTGCCTGTCTATGTGTAAGGTACTATGTGATCACATGTATCGTGAAGAAGTTGAGATTTTTCCTTTGTTTAGTGAAAGCTTCTccattgatgaagaagaaaagatcaTAGGCCATATGCTAGGGAGGACGAGAGCAGAGATGCTGAAGACAGTAATAACCTGGCTAATGGCACATCTAACTTCTGTTGAACAGCATGCCATGATGTCTATATGGCTCAAGGTTGCTAGAAACACGAAGTTCGATGAATGGCTACGAGAATGGTGGGAGGGTATGGCTGAACATACCGTATCCGCAGTGGAAGAGGGATCTGGACCTCCTGATGACCCCCTGGAAGTTGTGTCGATGTATCTGCTGAAGGATGGTGCTCAAATGAAAATAGGTCATAACAGAGAGACCAGCGGAGGGAAGGATGAATTCCAGTCTCAAGATATAAGCCTATATCAAGAGGAGACTGACAAAAAGAAACTCAATGGAGCCGACACGATATGCCATGATGTAGCAGAGGTAACTAGTACAGCATGTAACAAATTGAGCCACAAGGAGCACCCTCTAAGCATGAATCAGGAGGAGCTGGATGCAGCACTAAGAAGGGTATCTCAGGACCCTAATCTGGATTCTCGAGAGAAAACATATTTAATGCAGAATTTGCAAGTGAG CCAGTGGACTATAATGCAAAAGATGCACAGCCAGGCTTCTGTGGGGAATCACGAGGGAGATATCCCAGGTCAAAGTCCTTCTTATCGAGATCCTCTTGGAGTAATTTTTGGTTGCAAGCACTATAAGAGAAACTGTAAGCTTCTCACTCCATGTTGCGATAAGCTCTACACGTGCATACGTTGCCATGATGACCAAACAAACCATTCAGTGGACAG AAAAGCTATAACGAAAATGATGTGCATGAAATGTATGGTAATTCAGCCAATTGGGCAGAAATGTATGAGCCAATTTTGCAATGGCTTCTCCATGGGAAGATACTATTGCAGGATTTGCAAATTGTTTGATGATGGACG GCAAATATACCATTGCCCTTACTGCAACTTGTGCCGGGTTGGGAGGGGACTGGGTGTTGATTATTTCCACTGTATGAAATGCAATGCTTGTATGGGGAAGGGTCTCGTTGTACATATATGTAGAGAGAAGTGCCTGGAGGATAACTGCCCTATTTGccatgaatatatttttacgTCAAACTCTCCGGTCAAGGCACTTCAATGTGGTCATTTGATGCATTCATCTTGTTTTCAG GTCTACACTTGCTCTCACTATACTTGCCCGATCTGTAGCAAGTCACTTGGTGACATGCAG GTGTACTTCCGGATGTTAGACGCTCTGTTATCAGAACAAAAAATCCCAGAAGGGAATTCTGGTCAGACTCAG CTTATATTATGCAATGACTGTGAACAAAGAGGAACAACCTCATTTCATTGGCTTCACCACAACAAGTGCTCATATTGTGGTTCGTACAACACGAGGATTATCTGA